The Ictalurus furcatus strain D&B chromosome 12, Billie_1.0, whole genome shotgun sequence nucleotide sequence TTATTTAGTAGTAAGGGGAAAAACTCTTGTAGCACATGAAGGAATGTAAAATAGACATTGTTCTTGCTCTCTTGCCTGGTAGAGATCATCAGGTACCAGACCATGGTCTCGGAGCTGGTTGAGGAAAAGGAGCGGTTCGTCTACGCCATAGGAGATCTCTGTCTTCTTACAGCGAAAAAAACGAATCAGCTCCTCCTGATGTACAAGATCTAACAGAATATCCGCCCGGCTGCTGTCCATCTCTCGATTCTGTACAACAAAGCAACAAAGTTATTAAAGGCACAATAATATACAATTATGCACACATTAGAAACAAGGTCGGATTCCCCAACCAACTAATAGATGAATTTTTTGAGTTGTTATGTCAACTTTAGCTGCAAGACAAAACAAATCGTTTCTTATCAGTTCATATCAGACTTTACCTCTGTGGTCCCGAATAGGACTGAGTGGTGCCGATTGAGGATTTGCTGTGGTCGAGAAAACCTGAAAGAGAGATCTCTGTGTAACATCACAGAAAGATAACCTGTGAGAGGAACAAGGATGTAATTTGCATATGGCAGCCACACCTTTGCTTTGTGCAGAAAGCCGGAAAATGTATATACGAAACAAGAGGATTCTTTCCCCacaataaaatatcatttctcTAATAGAGTTAGGAGAATGAAGTGAAGTGCATTAGAGAATAGAATAGGATTGAAAATGCTCTACCGTGATCCCAAACAGGACTGAATGGCGTTGTCCATGTGTTGTGTATAACACGGTGTAAAGTTTACCATTCTGTATAGACGCTAATGACGGTTGTGTGTGAAGATGAGCCGTTTCTGAAACGCTCAAACCACCCCATCTGTCTCCAACGACCACGCCGCGGTCAAAGTCACCAAGATCGCATTTGTTCCCAATATTGACGTTTGACGTGaagattaactgaagctcttgagctgTATCTGACCAGGATTTTACGCATTGTGCTCCTGCCACATCATTGGCTGATTAGACAATCACACAAATGTGCAggcgtacaggtgttcctaataaagtggacagtgagtgtagtATGAACATGAAGACCCAATGAAAAACAGAGATTAGTcaaatgttattgttttaattgtaaattaaattatggagtTACAAATGcattacctttaaaaaaaatacacccatTAATATATACTGACAATTTAAAAACACTATAAATATCAAATCCAAACAAGAATTTCCTGAATGTAAATAGACAGCACTCGGTAGGGGTGTAAACCTCAGGCTTTCACACGATATGTTACGAGTCACTGGATTCTGCTACTCTAGTATACGATACGATTTAGTAGCCTTTGATTTGAAAGTAACTGACTTCAGAATCTGGGGTAGGCTTACTGTTAGTTTGTAATGACTTTAGTAGCCTATTAGCCTGTATAATTTTTTAACCATCAGTTTTTCACGCAGTCGTCAGTCCATCGCGACATTGCCGTGCTTAGCTGAAGTTAGTTCATTTGATGacattttatatttgcattcatttatttagagTACAAttttgtgagtgtgagatttAATACATTCAGATAAACATAGATTTATAATATGCGGTGTTAAATAAAGGACTTTTTTCTactgattttaaaataataaaacaataaagtgaataaaactGTTCCAAAATTTGTTAAAAATTGAGCTCGGGTTACTAATCCGTCATTAGAATGTGGAAAGGAGTCTATATTTTGCTTTTCACTGAATCTCAACATGAAAGCATTGATGCTACATCCTTCTAGTGAATTCGGGCCAGTGGTTGTTGCCGAACAAAACACTCACTGACTTTCTCACCATCAAATTGAAAGCATTTTCAGATCTCTTCTCAACTATATGCGTGATTCCACAGATGAGAGAAAGCTCCACTGGGCGGCAGAGAAGGCAGGGAATGTATCGGAACAAGGGCGGGAATTAGCTTTGGAAGAAGCACAAGATGGCTGCTGGAGGAAGTCTCTGATGTGACATGGCAAAGTGTGGAGCAGCCAGCTCTCCACCAGCAAACCACCTCCACGGAGCCCTGAGCAGCAACCAAGCTCAATGGGCAGTTCCTCAAGGTTGTTTCCTTGTACATCCAGCTTGGAAAGGTGCCTCAAAGAGCCCAATCCCATGTTCAGCGACCCTAGGGAGTTGTTGGCCAAACTCAGAATGCGCAACTCCTTGCAGTTGGCAAAAAGTGCCTCTGGAATTCTCTCGAGCCTGTTCCTGCTCAGGTCGAGCTCAGTGAGGAGAGTGAGTGCCCCCACTTCAGCAGGCAGTTCCTCAAGCAGGTTCCCAGCCAGCAGGAGGCGCCGGAGTCGATGGATTGTGAAAAGAGCTGGTGGAAGACTCCGCAGCTCATTGTGTGACAAGTCCAAGAGCTCCAAGGCCCGCAGGACTCCCACGCTGGTAGGAACAGCCAGTATGCGATTGTGGGCCAATCGTAGGCAGGAAAGACGCCTCAGATGCTGCAGTCCCAGCAGTTCCTCCAGTGTCCTTAGGCAGTTGTGCTGCAGGTCCAAACTGCGCAATCCTGTTAGCGATAACAAAGCAGAAGGCAATCTCTCCAGCTGGCATCCCTGCAGCTCCAGTTCAGTCAACCCCACAAGACGTCGCAGTCCTGTTAGCACCAACAGCCTGGCACCTTCGTTGTGGATCTCCAAATGCACCAAGCTGCCCGCAACCTCGCTCAGCTCTGATGGGATTCTCTGGAGCATGCCACGCAACGCGAGGACCCGTAGGTGGCGCAAATAGCGTAGGCTGCCCAGCGCCCAGCCACGGCCGATAGTGCCCTCACTGGCCACTCGTCCACTCAGGTGTAGCTCCTGCAGGCTGCGCAGTGAATACACCCAGCCAGGGATCTCTGCAGCTTGGGTGAAGGTGAGGTGCAGAGACTCTAGACGCTCCTGGAGGACTATAAGTGCACCAGACTCCACAGTAGCTGAGCAGTGGTACAAGTGAAGCTCCCTATGGAAAGAAAGTGTTAGTTtaggtttcattaaaacaaaaacaattaaataataagCCTTCCTGATAGATTAACTACTTTAGATGTTCTGTAAACAAAGGCTATGACTTGGTTGTCAAAAACCTTCCCTGCTCTGGGATGCCACAACCAAACAATTTGTAACTAAGGGAGTTTTCACATTTGGTCCAAATACATGACCTGTATTTGTCATGGGGTTCCGTTCGGTTGAAACAAGCCCCAGACCACCATTTTCAAGAGAACCAGGGATTGGTTCTGTGGACCACACCTGGGCTCAAAAAACAGCAAATGACCCAGGGTCTGGAaagaaactcaagtgcaacctGGAAAACAACCTGTGGATTACTCTTCAAACCATCACCTCAAGGCAGTCATATTGGAGATCTGTGCTGTTAGCTTAGCATCTCCAATTAACTCCAGCTTCAGCACTTCCAGCTGGCTCAGGGTGAAGAGTGCAGGAGGGAGATGAGGAACGGCCACCAGCTGCAGCAGAGCGCGCCCCTTGTGATCGGAGGTTATCATTGAGCGCAGACGGGCGGCGTTCCAACGACGCTCCAAGTTCTCCTCCATGAGCCGTGTCtcactgacaggtgacaggAAAACTGAGAGACGCTGAGCCAGCAGGGGGTCGTACTGATCCGTCATGTGTAACAAGAAGGCCAGGTCATTACACAGGTCTGGAGCGTCCAACATGGAACCTATTTCACGCAGATGCTGGAACGAGTACTGTCTCAGAGACCTGGGAATGAGACAGAGACTTGCTGAAAATGTCAGAAGGAGCTGTTCATGACTGCGGTGTGATGAAGTGCTACTGAGCAACAGAGCCAGTGTTGACAGTTCTTATTAACGTAAGAAATGTTAATGGCAGCACcacaggaaccttttcaggaacccaGTCATTTTTTTACGTaatctgtagcagatcctctgttgctAGTTGCTCAATAGCACCACTTCTATTGACGCTCTAATGAACCAAAGAAAATGTGGACATCAGTCTGAATCTAATAAGAGAGCAGCAGGTGTTTTGTTAAAAGAGACACTAATCACATTTACTCACTTTGTTAGCATTCATCTCCATGctcgactgaaagcttggaagGAAAGATAAACAAATGAGTTAGTATCATTCAGCAGATCAACTAATGGTTAACAACTAAATCTATTTTTCCCCATCCAACTTTGGCTTCTGAATcaaatttattttcagtttatttattggttattcacagcaaaattggctgtgctctctgggtgggaggggcttactctctctcccctatcagTCACAAGGACAATAATCAACTAAGTGTTTATGAGCTTGTGTATGTAAAGGAGGGCAGATAGCATTTTCCTCTGAGTGCGTTATGCTCTAATGTGACAAACCATGaggagcatttaaaaaaaagtggtttaattggcaggtgaccaattTGGGtagaaaatggggaaaaatccgaaaatggagaaaaaaaagaggctacATAGAGACAGCTATGAATGGCGTTTTCGCTGATGACAACACAAGGTcaagggcagtggtagctcagtggttaagatgctgAACTATTGCATAGAAGGTCATGAGCTCAAACTTcacaccaccaagctgccactgttgggcctctGAGCAAGACCCTTGACCCTCAACTGCATACGTGTAAGTCCTTTTgaataagggtgtctgccaaatgccgtaaacgTAGAGATAAAGGTAAGAAGATACTTGCCTATTCACTGTCCTAATAGCACCAATCATAAAACTGAGAATAAATTCTTGTACAATAATTACATTCCTTCCTACACTAATTGGAAGAGCGATGGTATTTATCTTTGTTCTACCAAAACATAATTCTTATTAGAACTACTTTCTGTCATAAATATTATGTGCCAAAATATTCCCTGtggaatattttaaatgaatgcaaatcaGCATACTTGAAATCAAATTCCTTCTACCAccagaaataatatatatataaatttatagaTATACAAAATATCTATAGTATATTTATAATATCTAcaatattaattttcttttgttctcaGTCCACAGGAACTCTGTTGTCGCGTGTGTTTCCCTGAAGTATGAATATGGCCATAATTTTGaatccagtgttttttttttttgttttttttttacatgttcaCGTTTTCATGAAAGTTACCAATCATTTTGGAGGCCactgtatatttctgtaacatttcttGCTGCTTAATTTTAAAACGCTGTcctatttttttcagtttctttgAGAATATTTACAGCAGGACCCATGGACTACAGCGTAGAAGGATACACAAGTCTCAGAGTAACAGTGCTGATCCAGGATCAGTTTCCCTTAGTTTTCATCCAAATAATGACAATTATATAGTCAAAAGGGACCTGATTCCAGATCTGTACTCGTACTCTTGGTAAAGTATTGCTCACAAGCGTACTTGTGGAAAATCCAGAAAAGGGTGTAGACACCCAGCAGGCCGTAAAGGCCCACGAGACAGATGTAGGCTTTCATCAGCTTGCGCAGGACAGATGATAGCAGGTGGCTGCACTGGAAGGTCTGGTATCCTGTTAAAGCGTGGGAATGGGGCTCGCAGGTGTGAGTAAAAGAGATGGAACCCAGTAGAGGTGTGGTGTAGCTCACAATCACAATGAACTTCAGCACTTTGAACACCGTCTGAGCTGTGTACACCTGAGAGAAAGGAGACAGGGGACCCAGGTTTACTATTACCTAACAACCAAGGCAGAATGATATATAACTGGAATTCTGAACCTTCTACTGACCTTGTAAATGATATTAGAGCTCTCGCAGTGTCCCCGGAACCTGCGGACTCTCTCAAACAGCGCTCTGGCCTGTTCTCCGTCACTCCGGTCCAGCGTGGGCCCGGTGCTAGAACCTTCTGGAAGAACAGTAGCTGCCTTATGCAGAGAAGCAGGTTCTAGGATTGAGATAGAGGACAGTGTGGAGCAGTGTGACAAATTGGATGGACATGGAGAAGGCTGGGTGGAGGTACTACCCATCCTGGCCAGCAGGGGGCTGTCAGTCCCGGAGTCAAGGCTGGACTGTCGAGTAAAGAATTTAGGAATGTGTGGCACTTGGGTCCTTGTCACTTTGTCCTCATCTGATGGGAGACTGTGATGTGCTCTGTCCAGCTTGGCAGCATGGGAAAGTGCCCTGGAGGTCCAGGGCGACTCACAGCACTTGGCAAGGATGGCTAAAAAGTGCTCAATGCGGGCAGAGGTGAGCGGAAAGTGGAACCAGAAGGAACCACTAGCCAGCAGGAGCAACGATTGCAGTAAGGTGACATAGGGCAGGAAGCGTGAGAACCACGGCAGAGCTTTGTGGTAGCACACGGTGCTCACATAGATGTACTGCTGGTAGTCAAGGTCAGTCCGAATGCCTGTAGCCAGACTCCTGGATATGGGGACATTTGACGCAGTATGAGGTGTACCAGGACCTGAGGGAATTCCAAAAGAAGCGCTGGAGTTGCTTGAGGTGGAGCGTATGGGGACACACACCACCCCGTCCTGTGAGAGTAATAGAGTCCCGGCCAGGATTGACACCATGAGCATGAGGAGCACCAGATAGTCCATGAAGACCTCccaccatggcttcagcagctTATAGTGACCCTGTCTCTCAGTAACAGACCAGAGCTCTGACAGAGTGAACATCACCTTCACAGAGGGCGAGGGAGAGGATAGAGATTAAACAACTACATCATTAAAATCCCAGGGAACacagtaaatattaaaaatgttcaaCATCTGGAAAATTtgcactgaaaaagaaagaatatgatGAACCACTGCTCCAACGCCAGCTCAACCTGCTGATCAAATATAGAGTTATCGCAGTAGGCTATGCTCCTTAGGCTGGCTTTCTCTCACTAGTTTGCTTTTTACCCACTAGGATAGCGTTTACTCAATAGGTTAGCTTTGATCTGTGAGGATAACGTCCACTCGTGAGGTTAGATTTTACTTGCTAGGCTGCTCAGaagtacggaagccctaagaggccatgcattattagttttct carries:
- the si:ch211-106h11.1 gene encoding volume-regulated anion channel subunit LRRC8D produces the protein MFTLSELWSVTERQGHYKLLKPWWEVFMDYLVLLMLMVSILAGTLLLSQDGVVCVPIRSTSSNSSASFGIPSGPGTPHTASNVPISRSLATGIRTDLDYQQYIYVSTVCYHKALPWFSRFLPYVTLLQSLLLLASGSFWFHFPLTSARIEHFLAILAKCCESPWTSRALSHAAKLDRAHHSLPSDEDKVTRTQVPHIPKFFTRQSSLDSGTDSPLLARMGSTSTQPSPCPSNLSHCSTLSSISILEPASLHKAATVLPEGSSTGPTLDRSDGEQARALFERVRRFRGHCESSNIIYKVYTAQTVFKVLKFIVIVSYTTPLLGSISFTHTCEPHSHALTGYQTFQCSHLLSSVLRKLMKAYICLVGLYGLLGVYTLFWIFHNFQSSMEMNANKSVNRSGAIEQLATEDLLQITSLRQYSFQHLREIGSMLDAPDLCNDLAFLLHMTDQYDPLLAQRLSVFLSPVSETRLMEENLERRWNAARLRSMITSDHKGRALLQLVAVPHLPPALFTLSQLEVLKLELIGDAKLTAQISNMTALRELHLYHCSATVESGALIVLQERLESLHLTFTQAAEIPGWVYSLRSLQELHLSGRVASEGTIGRGWALGSLRYLRHLRVLALRGMLQRIPSELSEVAGSLVHLEIHNEGARLLVLTGLRRLVGLTELELQGCQLERLPSALLSLTGLRSLDLQHNCLRTLEELLGLQHLRRLSCLRLAHNRILAVPTSVGVLRALELLDLSHNELRSLPPALFTIHRLRRLLLAGNLLEELPAEVGALTLLTELDLSRNRLERIPEALFANCKELRILSLANNSLGSLNMGLGSLRHLSKLDVQGNNLEELPIELGCCSGLRGGGLLVESWLLHTLPCHIRDFLQQPSCASSKANSRPCSDTFPAFSAAQWSFLSSVESRI